The proteins below come from a single Drosophila kikkawai strain 14028-0561.14 chromosome 3R, DkikHiC1v2, whole genome shotgun sequence genomic window:
- the LOC108084014 gene encoding uncharacterized protein yields MKVSRFGLFLVSAVMGLAIEVAGNEKSFLTTYSSSQKKALVAIQHIHVFGESLYMKVRAYIHEDRQHFDLNVRVVRELGSNHLIMNMKVRVRPEGGTQFVQLFEMRRINFCGFLSEYNSNPMLRFLFKKSIILSDVIECPIRVGNYSMLNSNVAENIQPDGVQNGTYKFFAEIVEENGEIAKVFALQVTTLVYIVEKDGSDESKED; encoded by the exons ATGAAAGTCAGTCGGTTCGGTTTGTTTTTGGTCTCCGCTGTGATGGGACTCGCCATCGAAGTGGCTGGAAATGAGAAGTCCTTTTTGACCACATACAGCAGCAGTCAGAAG AAAGCCCTGGTGGCCATCCAGCACATCCATGTCTTTGGCGAGTCGCTGTACATGAAGGTCCGGGCCTACATCCACGAGGATCGCCAACATTTCGATCTGAATGTGCGTGTGGTGCGGGAGCTGGGCAGCAATCACCTGATCATGAACATGAAGGTGCGCGTGAGGCCCGAGGGAGGCACCCAGTTTGTGCAATTATTCGAAATGCGAAGAATTAACTTTTGCGGCTTCCTCAGCGAATACAATTCGAATCCCATGCTGCGTTTCCTCTTCAAGAAGAGCATTATCCTGAGCGATGTGATCGAGTGTCCCATCCGTGTGGGTAATTACTCGATGCTGAACTCCAATGTGGCGGAAAACATTCAACCAGATGGAGTTCAGAATGGCACCTACAAGTTCTTTGCCGAAATTGTGGAGGAAAACGGAGAGATAGCCAAGGTGTTTGCCCTCCAAGTCACCACGTTGGTGTATATTGTGGAAAAGGATGGTTCGGATGAATCAAAAGAGGACTAA